The segment GATGACCTCTATTAACCTCGTTACGCACAACTTTTTTAAAACTCCAAACACCCTATATACAGTGAGCTCCGATTTAATTCTATAATTCTTACAAAATTGTAATCTAATTTTAATTTACTAATCAAGCAATTCATAGTAAAATAGTAGATGGTTTTGCATGCGAAGTTTGACATTACTTGCTGAAAAATGTCAGAAGCCTTAAAAGGAGAATTTATATGGTTAAAAATAATCCTGATCCAACAAGAAGCGGAAGAAAACGAAAACGAAAATTACGTAAAAGAGCATATCTTATTCTCATACCTCTTATTGCTTTTGTAGCAGTATTAAGTTATGGAGCGTATTTATATATTAAAGCTGATACTGTTTTATCAGATTCCCATGTAGATGACGGAAGAGAAAAGTCAGATCTACGAGAGGTAGCAGTTGACCCTACTGAAGATAATGTTTCTATCCTGATTATGGGAGTGGATTCAAATAATCACCGGGATAATGCAGAGAGCGCGCGAACGGATGCGCTCATGCTGGCAACACTTAATAAGGATGACAACAGCGTCGAATTAGTTAGCATCCCCCGTGATTCCTATGTGTATGTCCCGGAAGTCGGTTATGAAACAAAAATTAACCACGCACATGCACATGGCGGAACGGAAGCAACGGTAGAAACGGTTGAGAATTTGCTAGAAATTCCCGTTGATTATTATGCAAAAGTTAATTTCCATGCATTTGTTGACGTTGTTGATGCCTTAGGCGGAATAACTGCTGAAGTACCATACGAGTTCACAGAGTCCAATTCCATGGATGAGCGTGGCGCCATTCACCTATATCCTGGCGAACAGGAGTTGAATGGAGAGGAAGCTCTCGCCTTAGCACGTACCAGGAAGCTCGATAATGATATCGAACGCGGTAAAAGACAGCAAGATCTTATAAAGGGCGTTGTAGATAAAGCATTATCTGCAAATTCTATATTAAAATTCGATGATGTCATCGAAGCTGTTGGGGATAATATGGTTACAAACATGACATTTGGTGAAATGAGAAGCTTCATCTCTTATGCGACCAACAGCGAAGACTTAGCTATTAACACTTCCACACTGGAAGGCTATGATTATCAGCCGGCAGGTACGTATTACTGGCAACTGGATCCTGTTGCACTAGATGAGACACAAACCAAATTACAAGAGCACCTAGACATCGCAGACAGTACAACAGTTGAAAATGAGAACGAAACCGAAAAAGCATCAGGCGCCTATTAAGAAAAAAGAAGCTGCTAATCCCAAATTGGGACTAGCAGCTTCTTTTTATTTCCTATTTCATTTTATCTAAGTTCCTAATCCCTACTAATCTACGAAAACCGTCCAAGAGTGGTTGACGATTATAAATCGTCACACCAGCAATTTCTGCGATTAACTGAATGCCTATGATAATGACACCAAATAGGAAGAGCGATGTCAAAAGCGTTGCACTGTTAAAGATAATCGCCATAAGTCCGAAGAATACACTAAATGCATAAATGATCAAGACCGAGGCGCGATGCGAATAGCCCATATGCATCAACTTATAATGAATATGCTGCTTGTCCGCTGTAGCAATTCCCTGATGATTGATCGCGCGGCGAATAATGGCAAGTATCGTATCAAAAACAGGAACAGCAATAACGATAATCGGGACAATAAAACTAAAGAACGCCACATTTTTAAACAGCCCAAGCATCGCCACAATCGCTATCGAATAGCCGAGAAACAATGCCCCTGTATCCCCCATAAAAATCTTCGCTGGATGGAAATTATGAAAAAGAAACCCAATACAGCTGCCTATTAAAATAACACTCAAATAAACGACGACAAGTCGATAATCTATAAACGCCATTACGAGAATACTAGATAGTCCAATTGCCGATACACCAGCAGCCAGCCCGTCCAAACCATCAATCAAATTAATCGCATTCGAAGCTGCCACAATCCAAAGTATGGTGAGGATAATCCCGAAATCATCCATATACACCGTACCCGCAAAAGGTAACGTCAGCTTTTCAATAACAAGCCCGGAAGACACAACCACAAGCGCTGCAGCAATCTGCCCGGCTAACTTATACAATGCCCTTATTTCAAACATATCATCCAGCATTCCTGTGATGACCATGATGCATGCCCCAATAATTATCGCGTTCATCTGTTCATGCATCGGCTGCAAATACATAAATCCGGTTGCGGCACCTATAAAAATTGCCAGCCCGCCCATACTAGGACGCGCCCCATTATGGGCCTTTCTATTATTATCCGGTTTATCAACCACGTTTAATTTTTTTGCTAGTTTACTAATCAGCGGTGTTACAAGTAGCGATGTTGCACAAGATATGACAAAAGCAATAACCAACTCACTTATATTCCACATAGGCACACCTACTTCATGATTATCTCGTTTCTTTGTTCTTGTTTATTTTATCATATATTTAGGAAATGTATAGGCTTTGGAAGTAGTTTTACTTTTTTTGTGTCGTGTGAACATGGGAGGATAGGGAGTTGGGAAATTAATAAAAAAATTGGCTTAACGAAGTTCGATAAGCCAATTCCATACAGATTGTATTATTTTGATAACGCGATCTTTATATGGGCTAAATGATGCTCTTCGTGCCAAGCTAATTTCGCAACTTTTGTTGCAACTGTTATCTCCCCGTTATCCCTGTGGGTAAAAGCTCGGGTCAATTGCTCTTCAGATAAACTATGTCCTAAAGATACGATGCGCTCATTTATACCCTCTAGCATTTTAATGGAACTTTCTATAGGAAGCTTTGTATCCGGCAGAACAGCCCATTTATCTTGATCAAAAGCTGGTACTGTTGGATTCTCATCTGTTAAAGCCAGCTTCAAACGTTGATACATGTTCAACTGAGAATCTGCAATGTGATGAACAAGCTCGCGAACTGTCCAGCTGCCATCACGATATTTTCTGCTTAATTCCTCATCACTTAATGAGTCAACCGTTTCTCTTAATCGAGTTGTGTAAGTTTCGATCTCCTTTAGCCATTCTTGAATATTTTCTAATGTTACTTTTTCAGGAACTTGTAATGTTCCAATTGGAAATCTTAGATCCATTTTCAACCCTCTTTTCCCATTTACTTAATTAATAGTATATATATTACTTTAAAATCCTCTCTTCATTCTACCATACAAGCCACCTGTGGAGTAACAAAGGTGTTGCTAATTAGCTTGTTGCTCATACTGTAATCAACATTTTTCCCGGATTATATTTCATTGAGACTCCGAATTATCTGTTTTATCCTCATCGTCTTCTTCCACTGCAACAGAGGCTTCGGTTAATCCCTCTTGAAGCTGTTGCCCTTCTTCTTTATTTAACGAATCAGCAATGTCGCTCACTTTTCCTTTTAAATTATTCTTTCCAGAAAGGTTATTCACTATTTCATTTAGATCTAAACCAGTCATTTGCGACAAACTTTCCTGAAGGTTCGTCATCATACCCGTAACACTTCCCGGTAAATTTGAAACTCCGTCACCGTTTCCTCCATCAAGAATACGAATAGAATCCACATTACTCAATGGTTCGGACACAGCCTTCGCAAATTCCGGTAGCATTTCAATCAGCATCTCCGTCATCATTACTTCTTTATGTTCGTTTAGCGCCTTCGCTCGTTTCTCAATGGCCTCTACTTCTGCTTCACTTTTCATTTTAATAACTTCTGCTTCCGCCCGGCCTGCTTTTTCTTGTGCTTCAGCTTCTGCTTGTGCAGCTTTTACTCTTTCGTTATACTCTGCTTGAGCTTTTGCTTGGCGAACTTTAACTTCTTCCTCTTCCAGCTTAACTTGGCGTTCCCGCTCTAATAACTGCAGGCGCAATTCTTCTTCTTTTTCCTGACTCACAATTTTTAACCGTTCTTTTTCGACCTCAATTTCCCTTTCTGCTCGTTCTAAGTCATATGCAGCTTCCGTTCTTGCTTTTTCTTTTTCTGTTTCTGCCTTTATTTGCGCATCGTTAATTTCTTTTTCTTTACGTGATTCAGCTATAGCAATCTCTCGATCATATTCTTCTTTCTTTACTTCCTCATTCATTTGGGCACTATGTACTTTTGTTTCTCTTAGGTTCGTTGATTCAGCAATTTCAGCTTCTTTTTTCACTTGTGCAATTTTAGGTCTACCCAGGTTTTCCAGGTAATTTTCATCATCTTCCAAATTAGTTAGTCCTAAGGAAGTAATACGGAACCCCATATCATCCAGTTGTTTCTGCGCAATTTTTCTAACTTGTTCATTGAAACTTTCTCTATCACTATTAATTTGTTCTACTGTCATTTTTGATAGAATTGCTCTTAAATTTGAACCAAGAACTTCAGAAATATCTGATTCAATGTCGTCCTGATCTCTTCCTAAAAATTGCTCGGCATATTTCACGATTCCTTCAAGTGTATCTGCCACCTTAATTGTTGCTACAGCTTCCCCAAAAATCCCTACACCTTGTTTTGTATAAACTTTTGGTGTTTTAATCTTCAATTGGAAAGCATTTAGGGAAACAGGTGTATGTGTTTGAAACATTCTCAAACGATGACCGCCGCCACGAATAACCTTCATATACCTTCCTTGATCATCTTGGAAAATATTTGATTCCTTTTCCGGATCTCCCAATTTCGTACCAGTTATAATCAGAGCCATATTAGACGGAACGGTCTTGTATTTTAACTTCATATAAATGAACCAACTAATACCTCCTAATATTACTAATAAAACTACTCCGATTAATATTGGTACAGTAGTTAAAAAATCCAAATAAACATCTCCTTCTCGTATAATTATTGACTCCATTAACCTATTAATGTAACATCCCTATGATGCAGAAAAAATTTTAAAAAATCAAGCCTAATTCCATGTTTTTAAACGTAGCATAGAGGTTTTTTACTGTCTTAAATAGTTTAAATGGTGTGTCCCTTCAATTCGGCTGACACAGCAGAGGAAGATGTTGAATTCGATTTAGCGCATTTAAATAATAAGAATATTTTGATAAAAAATCGACTGGTGACATCGTACTTATATAGGTTGTAAATATTTCATGTAAATTTCACTAGTATTAGAAAGGCATATGGTGTATAATAAGAGTTTACAAGAAATCATTCATACAATTATTTAAGAATTATATAGATTGTAGTCAAGCAAGAATAGAAATAATGAACATTGCTTAGACGAATTAACTTTTTTAGAAAGACTTATCAGGAGGAAAGGAAAATGAAATTTAAACAACCTAAAATACCATTGTTTATAATAGCCACCTTATTAATGGGGCTTAAAACTTATATTGTTTACCGGTTTATGTTTAATTTAGGAATAGAAAACCAGCTGCAGGAGATTATTTTATTTATTAATCCATTTGTATCTGTTTTTCTGATCTTTGCATTAAGTGTCTGGTTTAACAAACAATCACGGCAAATGAAATTTATCAGATATACTGCACTGATAGGAACGCTGATTATTTATGCAAATCTGGTATTCTATCGGTCATTCAATGATTTTATTACGCTGCCACAATTGTTCCAGGCAAGTAATATGAGCGATTTAGGCTCCAGTATTTTAACGTTAATTCAGCCTTATGACTTGCTGCTTATCGCTGATGTTGTAATCATCTGGTTGTTAAGCAAAAGGAAACAGGATAAGGTGTCAGTCAGCTTCCAAAAAAGCGGAAAAGCCTTTGCGCTTGCTATATCCTTATTATTACTTGCAGGTAATTTTTTCCTTGCTGAAACGGAAAGACCGCAGCTATTGACACGCGGTTTTGACCGTGAAGTTCTCGTGAAGAATATGGGAATATTTAATTACCATATCTATGATGTGGTTCAGCAGGCAAAAACAGAATCCCAGCGTGTATTTGCGGATGGTAATGGATTAAATGAAATCAAGGATTATGTAAATGAACATGTGAAAACCGATGAAGTTTCTGACCTTGAAGGAGTGGCAGAGGATAAGAATATTATCCTGATTAATGCGGAATCCGTCCAAAGTTTTCTTATCAATAACGAAATGGATGGGCAAGAGGTTACACCATTTATGAATAGTCTAACCGAGGATGAGGATACGTACTATTTCGAAAACTTCTATCATCAGACAGCACAAGGGAAATCTTCCGATGCTGAGTTTCTAGTGGATAATTCACTATATCCGCTGCCAAGTGGCGCTGTATTCTTTACACACGCGGGTAATGAATACAATGCACTACCGGAAACGTTAAATGAAAATGGCTATACTTCTGCAACGATGCATGCAAATAATAAGAGTTATTGGAATCGAAATTCGATGTATGGAAGTCTGGGCTATGACAAGTTCTTTGGTGAAGAATCCTATAACGTAACACAAGAAAATGCCGTTGGCTGGGGATTAAAAGACAAGCCATTCTTTGAGCAGTCCATGGATCACCTGCAATCACTGGAGCAACCATTTTATTCGAAAATGATTACTTTAACCAACCATCATCCGTTTGAAATTGGAGAAGAGGATGCCTCCATTGGTAAATATGATTCCAATTCGGCCACACTGAATAACTACTTTCAGACATCCCGATATACGGATGAAGCAATTGAAGAATTCTTTGGGCACTTGAAAGAATCAGGGTTATATGAAGATTCCATTATTGTAATCATGGGTGATCATGATGGAATTAGTCAAAATCACAATCAAGCAATGGCCCAATATCTGGATAAAGAGGAAATTACGCCATATGATACTGCCCAATTGCAGCGTGTACCATTATTTATTCATATTCCTGGTCACGGGGAAGGTGAAGTGAAGTCTGAAGTTTCGGGGCAAATTGATCTGAAACCAACATTGCTTAGCATGGCGGGTATTGAAAACGAAAATGATATTCACTTTGGTAATGATCTCTTCGTGGATGATCGAAAAGGTTATATTGCCTTTAGAAATGGTGATTTTGTCAGCGAAGAATATGTGTACGCTGGCGGAACATGCTATAATCGCCAAACAGGCGAACCTATAGAACAAAATAATACGGACGACGGTACAGAATCTGAATCTCAATCCACTAACGAGTCTGAATCTGAGGCAACAAAAGGCTGTGCACCGATCAATGACAAAGTCAGTAAAGAATTAGGTTACTCGGATGATATAATCTACGGTGACTTATTCCGATTTGTTGAAGATCCTCAAGGTGAAAATAAATAAACCCAAAAAGGAGCTGCTTCCATACTATGCGAAGCAGCTCCTTTTTTTACTTTTTCAGAGGGTATACCTTTGCAAGAGAAATGCTGTGGAACAGATTAAACCGCTCTCAAGAGGAATAAAAAGAGCCACTGACTTCCTTGCTGCTCCAGAAAAAAAGGAGTTTGATGAAAGGATTACATAACAAAGAGTTAATTGATGCATATTACAGGCAAGAGTTGTTTAATCGAAGAATTTGTTTTATTACTTAAAGAGGATGTTCAAAAAGTCCGGTAAAAATAACACTTCGGCAGAGGACCTTCTACTAAAACCGTCCACATCCTGTGGGCAACGCAGAAATCACCACAACACGCGAGAAGCTCGTTGGCTTGTTTCTCCGCTCCTTGGAAAAGGAAATCACTTTTCCTGCGTGCAAGAACGTTTGCTCGAAACTACACCGCCTCGAACTTTCGACGCACAGGACGTGGCGAACTTAACCGACGCGGTCCTTTTTATCCTCCTTTTTGAACACGCACTTAAAGGCTTAAAGCAGAACTATAAGGTATTCATTAGCATGAAGGAGCTGCTTATGGAAAAAATAATTTTATGGAGTTCATTTATCGTTGGGGTGGCAATGCTTTTTTTTAGTTTACGAAAGCTGCCACTTATAGATTGGCTGATTATTTTTTTGTTCACTAGTTATCTCTCAGTAATTGCCGGTACAGTTGTTGTAGAAGAAAAAATGCTCGCTTACCCTGTTAAAATTTTTGAAAAGCATTTCGAATCGAGCTTGCAATTTGAAATGCTTACATTACCAGTCATTTGCCTCTATTTTTATCAAACAACTTATCACTCAACATGCACCGGAATCTTCCTACAAGGTGTATTATATACCTCTGCTTTAACCTTGGCTGAAATTTTATTGGAAAAGTATACTGACGTAATTGAATACCATACATGGACATGGATGTATACGTTTATAAGCGTCTTTACCCTAGTCATTTTCGTTCGTGTCTTCATAGAATTCGTACATAAAAAAACTTAGCAATGCAGCAACGCATAAACGTAAGTTCCTTCTTTTATTAAACAATATGGTCCTACAATGGTGATTTGGATGCTGCCCTTTATTATGCAAGTGCGCCCGTTCGTATTGCGGAAGATTTTCGTTATCATGTTTAGGAAGTAATCCGTGCTTCACGTTTGAAGTTTGCAGTGAGCCATTTATCCTCGCTCATCAATACTTTATGGACGTGTTTACGGCTTGTGGGTGGCTGCTCTATCCATTTCTGCAAGGTACGAATAATTGGGGCCTTATCTGGAAAATACCGAATAAAAACATCAGACTGTTCATCAAGTCTAGTTGACCAAATTTGAGATCGGGCCATCACCATTGAATAATATGTTCGAATGAGCTTACGCGCAATGTTTTGTGAAAGTATTTTAAACTCCTCTATTGGCGCTGTTTCTAACCGGTGAATTGTTCGATCAAAAACTTCGCTAAAGTCACCATTAAAACTAACTGCTATCTCAGAAGTAAGCTTGTAAGGGCCGAACTGTTCTCGAAGATCCTCTCCATATACACAAACGCATAGTTCCTTCAGAAAAGCCTGTTCGTAGTAATTCATTGCATCCATTACATAATCGTAATTTGCTACAGCTATCCCAACATCGCGAACTATATAACGATATTTTTGAGATAATACATTCGAGATTTCTTTTAACTCCACCCTCTCTTCATTACTCAGCGTACTATTGAAAACAACTAAAAGGTCCAGATCTGACTTAATAGCGATCGCATCACCTCTTGCAACACTTCCATATACGTCAACGTACCCCCACTGAAAACCTTGTGGTTCCCCTTTCAGTGGGGGCTTGGGTTAGCCACTCAGGTCTCCTCGCTACATGCTCTAGACGATTTGACGCTCTGAATAGCAAGCACCGTTAAGCACTCCCCAAACACTGTTTTTGGTTGATACTGACGACAAACGATCGCTTTCCCACTTGCACCACCCCTTTCAAAAAAGAGCCGTTCTTCCTTTAGGAAAAAGCCACCACTCAGATTGCTCTGGCGTGTACTACAAGCCCCGACAAGTCGGGTACACATGGATGGTTGACGCACCCACTAAGCTATGCGCTAAGCAACAGCTTTACGTTTTTGTACTTCCAATTTGATTGGCGTTTTAACTTTAAGATCTTCGTCCAATTCAACCATTTTTGATTTATGCAAAATATTCAATGCCCCGTTAACGTCAGCGTGAATACATTGTCCTGTTTTACTTCGATACAGACCACGATTGATACGTTTACCACTGAAGGTGTAGTTCGATTTATCATTTTTCGACCAAACAGGAATCGTATCTTTGTCTAGGAAACTAGCCTTTGATGTATAGCTTTCTTCTTGCTTCACGAAACGAACACCCTCTTTCAAGCATTTATTTTCGATGGCAGAAATCAGCTTATAGAATGGAATTTGAACAAACTTCTGATTGCTCTTTTTCCCTATACGGGATGCTTGCTTCCAACCAGCGTTGTAGCCGACAACAATCGTATCAATGTTTAATGCTTTTACTTTTTTGAACAGGAGTCCTACAGCTTGTGAAATATAACCGTTGATTTGACTGTCACGTTTGTGCCAAAGTTTCGCCATACGGTTCGTTACGACACGTTTTGAAATACCGTTTTCGATATTTTTCTGTTGCAGATTGCTTATCGTTTTGTTGA is part of the Virgibacillus sp. NKC19-16 genome and harbors:
- a CDS encoding LTA synthase family protein; this encodes MKFKQPKIPLFIIATLLMGLKTYIVYRFMFNLGIENQLQEIILFINPFVSVFLIFALSVWFNKQSRQMKFIRYTALIGTLIIYANLVFYRSFNDFITLPQLFQASNMSDLGSSILTLIQPYDLLLIADVVIIWLLSKRKQDKVSVSFQKSGKAFALAISLLLLAGNFFLAETERPQLLTRGFDREVLVKNMGIFNYHIYDVVQQAKTESQRVFADGNGLNEIKDYVNEHVKTDEVSDLEGVAEDKNIILINAESVQSFLINNEMDGQEVTPFMNSLTEDEDTYYFENFYHQTAQGKSSDAEFLVDNSLYPLPSGAVFFTHAGNEYNALPETLNENGYTSATMHANNKSYWNRNSMYGSLGYDKFFGEESYNVTQENAVGWGLKDKPFFEQSMDHLQSLEQPFYSKMITLTNHHPFEIGEEDASIGKYDSNSATLNNYFQTSRYTDEAIEEFFGHLKESGLYEDSIIVIMGDHDGISQNHNQAMAQYLDKEEITPYDTAQLQRVPLFIHIPGHGEGEVKSEVSGQIDLKPTLLSMAGIENENDIHFGNDLFVDDRKGYIAFRNGDFVSEEYVYAGGTCYNRQTGEPIEQNNTDDGTESESQSTNESESEATKGCAPINDKVSKELGYSDDIIYGDLFRFVEDPQGENK
- a CDS encoding CBO0543 family protein codes for the protein MEKIILWSSFIVGVAMLFFSLRKLPLIDWLIIFLFTSYLSVIAGTVVVEEKMLAYPVKIFEKHFESSLQFEMLTLPVICLYFYQTTYHSTCTGIFLQGVLYTSALTLAEILLEKYTDVIEYHTWTWMYTFISVFTLVIFVRVFIEFVHKKT
- a CDS encoding YfiT family bacillithiol transferase, which codes for MDLRFPIGTLQVPEKVTLENIQEWLKEIETYTTRLRETVDSLSDEELSRKYRDGSWTVRELVHHIADSQLNMYQRLKLALTDENPTVPAFDQDKWAVLPDTKLPIESSIKMLEGINERIVSLGHSLSEEQLTRAFTHRDNGEITVATKVAKLAWHEEHHLAHIKIALSK
- a CDS encoding glycosyltransferase family 4 protein, producing MWNISELVIAFVISCATSLLVTPLISKLAKKLNVVDKPDNNRKAHNGARPSMGGLAIFIGAATGFMYLQPMHEQMNAIIIGACIMVITGMLDDMFEIRALYKLAGQIAAALVVVSSGLVIEKLTLPFAGTVYMDDFGIILTILWIVAASNAINLIDGLDGLAAGVSAIGLSSILVMAFIDYRLVVVYLSVILIGSCIGFLFHNFHPAKIFMGDTGALFLGYSIAIVAMLGLFKNVAFFSFIVPIIVIAVPVFDTILAIIRRAINHQGIATADKQHIHYKLMHMGYSHRASVLIIYAFSVFFGLMAIIFNSATLLTSLFLFGVIIIGIQLIAEIAGVTIYNRQPLLDGFRRLVGIRNLDKMK
- a CDS encoding LCP family protein, with translation MVKNNPDPTRSGRKRKRKLRKRAYLILIPLIAFVAVLSYGAYLYIKADTVLSDSHVDDGREKSDLREVAVDPTEDNVSILIMGVDSNNHRDNAESARTDALMLATLNKDDNSVELVSIPRDSYVYVPEVGYETKINHAHAHGGTEATVETVENLLEIPVDYYAKVNFHAFVDVVDALGGITAEVPYEFTESNSMDERGAIHLYPGEQELNGEEALALARTRKLDNDIERGKRQQDLIKGVVDKALSANSILKFDDVIEAVGDNMVTNMTFGEMRSFISYATNSEDLAINTSTLEGYDYQPAGTYYWQLDPVALDETQTKLQEHLDIADSTTVENENETEKASGAY
- a CDS encoding nucleotidyltransferase domain-containing protein — its product is MKGEPQGFQWGYVDVYGSVARGDAIAIKSDLDLLVVFNSTLSNEERVELKEISNVLSQKYRYIVRDVGIAVANYDYVMDAMNYYEQAFLKELCVCVYGEDLREQFGPYKLTSEIAVSFNGDFSEVFDRTIHRLETAPIEEFKILSQNIARKLIRTYYSMVMARSQIWSTRLDEQSDVFIRYFPDKAPIIRTLQKWIEQPPTSRKHVHKVLMSEDKWLTANFKREARITS
- a CDS encoding flotillin family protein yields the protein MDFLTTVPILIGVVLLVILGGISWFIYMKLKYKTVPSNMALIITGTKLGDPEKESNIFQDDQGRYMKVIRGGGHRLRMFQTHTPVSLNAFQLKIKTPKVYTKQGVGIFGEAVATIKVADTLEGIVKYAEQFLGRDQDDIESDISEVLGSNLRAILSKMTVEQINSDRESFNEQVRKIAQKQLDDMGFRITSLGLTNLEDDENYLENLGRPKIAQVKKEAEIAESTNLRETKVHSAQMNEEVKKEEYDREIAIAESRKEKEINDAQIKAETEKEKARTEAAYDLERAEREIEVEKERLKIVSQEKEEELRLQLLERERQVKLEEEEVKVRQAKAQAEYNERVKAAQAEAEAQEKAGRAEAEVIKMKSEAEVEAIEKRAKALNEHKEVMMTEMLIEMLPEFAKAVSEPLSNVDSIRILDGGNGDGVSNLPGSVTGMMTNLQESLSQMTGLDLNEIVNNLSGKNNLKGKVSDIADSLNKEEGQQLQEGLTEASVAVEEDDEDKTDNSESQ